GAAATCGCTCAAGGAAATGATTCGCGAGATGCTTTCGATTTCGCCCCGTTTGAGCGAATCTTCCGGAGAATTGGTGAAAAACATGGAGGGAAGCGCCAAGGCGGTTGAGAATGTAACCGGTCTGATGCAAGCGTTGTCCAAAGATGTGGAAGCGCAAGCAACCGCCGCGAGCGAGAGCGCCCATTCGCTGGAAGAAATGTCCGACGGGATGCGGAAAATCGCCGAATCCGCGCAACTCATCGTGGAATCCTCGGAGAAAACCGTGCAGGACGTCCAAACCGGCAGCCAAAAAATCGCCATGGTTGCCGGGCAGATGGATGCGATTCAAAAATCCGCCGTTGAATCCGCCGCGATCATCGAACATCTGCAAACGCTTAATTCCAATGTGTTTAAGATGAATGCGGCCATCGGCGAAATAGCGGTGCAAACCAATTTATTGGCGCTTAATGCGTCAATTGAAGCCGCGCGGGCGGGTGAGCACGGAAAAGGCTTCGCCGTCGTCGCCGATGAAGTGCGCAAATTGGCGATACGGACGAAGGAAACGGTGGAAACGGTGCAAAGCTTTATCGTCGAAACGATGGAACAGATTGAAAGCGCCGCTCTAGTGATGAACGGAAAAATGATTGCCGAGGCCCAAAAAGGTACGGAAGTGACCGAAAAAGCGCTGGAAGCATTTCAAAATATTCAAAAATCGACTTGGGAAATCGCGGCGCAAATTCACGATATTTCAGCAATTACCGAACAAATATCGGCGAATGCGAAAGAAGTTTCGGATTTCGTGCAAGCAATGTCGAACGCCGCGCGGGACACGACCGTTTCCTTCCAGGCCGTAAGCGCCGATTCCGAACGCCAGCTGGCCAATTTGCAAGAAATCGCGTCAATGAGCGAAATGTTGAATCAATTCGCCGAGCAAATGAAACATGTTGTCGATCGATTTAAAATTTAACAGGAGATGTTCACCAAGATGTCCATACCAACAGTTGGCAACACCAGAGTCATTTTCCGCTTGGAGCTTCATAAGGAGCTCGCTTCGTTTGGCAAAATAGCAACTGCAATCAATGAGGCTGGCGGCGATATTATCGCGATTGACGTCGTTCGCACCGATAAGCAGTCGACGATTCGGGATATCACGGTCAATGTGCTGGATTCCAATCATGCGGAAATCATCGCGCAGCTCGTGAACGCATTGCCGGGCGTGCGTGTTGTCCACATTTCCGATCAAACCTTTTTGCTGCATTTGGGTGGAAAAATCGAAATCAGCCCCAAATACCCGATCAAAAATCGGGATGATTTATCGCGTGTTTATACGCCTGGAGTGGCGAAAATTTGCCGGGCGATCGCCGACAAACCCTATTTGGTCCATTCTCTTACGATCAAGCGCAATACGATTGCGGTCATATCGGACGGCTCGGCGGTTCTTGGACTGGGGAATATCGGTCCGGGCGCGGCAATGCCGGTAATGGAAGGAAAGGCGATGTTGTTCAAGCAACTGGCCAATGTTGATGCCATCCCAATCTGCCTGGCGACGCAGGATACGGAAGAAATCATCAATATTGTCAAGGCGCTCTCCCCAACATTCGGGGGAATCAATCTCGAAGATATATCGGCGCCGCGTTGCTTTGAAATCGAACAGCGGCTGATTAACGAACTGGATATTCCCGTATTTCACGACGATCAACACGGCACCGCCGTGGTGATTTTGGCCGGTCTCATTAATGCGCTCAAGCTGATCGGCAAAAAAATCTCCGATGTGAAAGTCGTCGTATGCGGTTTGGGCGCGGCGGGAACGGCCTGCACCAAAATATTGCTGGCGGC
This genomic window from Bacilli bacterium contains:
- a CDS encoding methyl-accepting chemotaxis protein, which gives rise to KSLKEMIREMLSISPRLSESSGELVKNMEGSAKAVENVTGLMQALSKDVEAQATAASESAHSLEEMSDGMRKIAESAQLIVESSEKTVQDVQTGSQKIAMVAGQMDAIQKSAVESAAIIEHLQTLNSNVFKMNAAIGEIAVQTNLLALNASIEAARAGEHGKGFAVVADEVRKLAIRTKETVETVQSFIVETMEQIESAALVMNGKMIAEAQKGTEVTEKALEAFQNIQKSTWEIAAQIHDISAITEQISANAKEVSDFVQAMSNAARDTTVSFQAVSADSERQLANLQEIASMSEMLNQFAEQMKHVVDRFKI
- a CDS encoding NAD-dependent malic enzyme produces the protein MSIPTVGNTRVIFRLELHKELASFGKIATAINEAGGDIIAIDVVRTDKQSTIRDITVNVLDSNHAEIIAQLVNALPGVRVVHISDQTFLLHLGGKIEISPKYPIKNRDDLSRVYTPGVAKICRAIADKPYLVHSLTIKRNTIAVISDGSAVLGLGNIGPGAAMPVMEGKAMLFKQLANVDAIPICLATQDTEEIINIVKALSPTFGGINLEDISAPRCFEIEQRLINELDIPVFHDDQHGTAVVILAGLINALKLIGKKISDVKVVVCGLGAAGTACTKILLAAGVTNIIGVDLNGAIHRGQNYANPVWNWFAEHTNPEGKTGRLSDVIHGADIFIGVSGPGVLTADDIKHMAKDPIVFAMANPTPEISPEEAEAYVRVMATGRSDYPNQINNVLCFPGMFRGLLDCRATRVTEQMKLAAAKAIASVVSEEELTESYIIPSVFNQSVVSRVRDAVVAAAYECGVARRNREKTNRKMK